A single Alcanivorax borkumensis SK2 DNA region contains:
- a CDS encoding choice-of-anchor I family protein: MKNLYLGAGVILAATLTACGGDSNQPDAVVDEAVRTPDSIKLSYVSRYSTGSFDASAAEIPAYDAASQRLFVVNAEQGELDVLDLSDPENPVKIDAISVAGIAPGAEVNSVAASHGLVAVAIEAEPKTDNGFVALYQASDLTLLGSQRVGAQPDMVAFTPDGTRVLTANEGEPSDDYQTDPEGSISIVDFSDPSNPVVSTADFTAYNGQEESLRNQGVRIYGPGASAAQDLEPEYIAVSADGNTAWVTLQENNALAKVDIATATITDIVSLGEIDRSVEGNGIDASDDDEVINIRTFAGVVGLYLPDSIHGYTVNGKTYLVTANEGDARAWGEDNDDYWGEEADAKVVPPVACEPDASQGFVEEFRVKHLVHNSGFARRCGDDLPPQLSALAEGALLDPAVFGYCGATAGDSGDCREDDVLGRLNITWTMGYKTDVDGQPLKFMANGSQPEGDEVGTHIMYDTLYSYGGRSFSIRDDSGDLVFDSGDAIEQFLASDDCKLGSERSIDCADYFNSGHDEGNAIDSRSDAKGPEPEGLTIGQIGDKHFLFLGLERMGGVLVYDITDPAAPVYQDYLNSRETWDVAPEAGNLDGYGDLGPEGLVFISAADSANGKALLVVGNEVSGSTAIYEVQSVFSE, from the coding sequence ATGAAGAATTTGTATCTGGGAGCTGGTGTCATTCTGGCGGCAACGCTGACGGCCTGTGGTGGCGACAGCAATCAGCCTGACGCGGTTGTGGATGAGGCGGTGCGCACACCGGACAGTATCAAGCTCTCCTATGTCAGTCGCTATTCCACAGGCAGTTTTGATGCCTCCGCCGCAGAAATCCCGGCTTATGATGCGGCAAGCCAGCGTTTGTTCGTAGTGAATGCGGAGCAGGGCGAACTGGATGTGCTGGACCTGAGTGACCCTGAGAACCCGGTCAAGATCGATGCGATTAGTGTCGCAGGCATTGCGCCGGGCGCGGAAGTGAATAGCGTCGCTGCCAGCCATGGTTTGGTGGCGGTGGCCATTGAGGCGGAGCCGAAAACTGATAATGGCTTTGTGGCGTTGTATCAGGCCAGTGATTTGACCTTGCTGGGCAGCCAGCGGGTTGGCGCCCAGCCAGACATGGTGGCGTTTACCCCGGATGGAACCCGCGTGCTCACCGCCAACGAAGGCGAGCCCAGTGATGATTATCAAACAGACCCTGAGGGCTCTATCAGCATTGTGGATTTCAGTGATCCGTCCAACCCGGTGGTTAGTACTGCAGACTTCACGGCGTATAACGGCCAGGAAGAGAGCCTGCGTAACCAAGGGGTTCGCATTTATGGTCCGGGGGCATCCGCCGCGCAGGATCTGGAGCCGGAGTACATTGCGGTTTCAGCTGATGGCAACACAGCCTGGGTGACCCTGCAGGAAAATAATGCGCTGGCGAAAGTGGATATCGCCACAGCGACGATAACCGACATCGTTTCTCTGGGAGAAATTGATCGCAGCGTAGAAGGTAACGGGATTGATGCCAGCGATGACGATGAAGTTATCAATATCAGGACTTTTGCCGGTGTAGTGGGGCTGTACCTGCCGGACTCGATTCATGGCTATACCGTGAACGGCAAGACCTACCTGGTGACCGCCAACGAAGGGGATGCTCGGGCCTGGGGCGAAGACAATGACGACTACTGGGGCGAAGAAGCGGATGCAAAGGTGGTGCCGCCGGTCGCTTGTGAGCCGGATGCTAGCCAGGGCTTTGTTGAAGAATTCCGCGTGAAGCATCTGGTGCATAACAGCGGGTTTGCCCGTCGTTGTGGCGATGATTTGCCGCCGCAGCTGAGCGCGTTGGCAGAGGGAGCCCTGTTGGATCCTGCGGTCTTCGGCTATTGCGGTGCCACAGCGGGCGATTCCGGCGATTGCCGTGAAGACGATGTGCTGGGGCGCCTGAACATCACCTGGACGATGGGTTACAAGACTGACGTCGATGGCCAACCGCTGAAATTCATGGCCAATGGTTCGCAGCCTGAAGGAGACGAGGTGGGTACGCATATCATGTACGACACGCTCTACAGCTATGGTGGTCGTTCGTTCTCCATTCGCGATGACAGTGGTGATCTGGTGTTTGATAGCGGCGATGCCATTGAGCAGTTTCTGGCCAGCGACGACTGCAAGTTGGGCTCCGAGCGATCAATCGATTGTGCCGACTATTTCAACAGCGGCCACGATGAAGGCAATGCCATAGACAGCCGCAGTGATGCCAAGGGGCCTGAGCCGGAAGGGCTGACCATCGGTCAGATTGGCGACAAGCATTTCTTGTTCTTGGGGCTGGAGCGCATGGGGGGCGTGCTGGTGTATGACATTACGGATCCGGCGGCGCCGGTCTATCAGGATTATTTGAACAGCCGTGAAACCTGGGATGTGGCTCCGGAAGCGGGCAACCTGGATGGGTATGGGGATCTGGGTCCGGAAGGGTTGGTGTTTATTTCGGCTGCGGATTCTGCCAACGGCAAGGCGCTGCTGGTGGTGGGGAACGAAGTCAGTGGCTCCACCGCCATCTATGAAGTGCAAAGTGTCTTCAGCGAATAA
- a CDS encoding ABC-F family ATPase, with amino-acid sequence MISTANITMQFGAKPLFENVSVKFGNGNRYGLIGANGCGKSTFMKILGGELQPSNGQVMLDSNDRLGKLRQDQFAFEEYTVLDTVIMGHTELATVKAERDRIYSLPEMSEEDGMRVAELEMQFAEMDGYTAEARAGDLLLGLGIPEEQHAGPMTAVAPGWKLRVLLAQALFSDPDVLLLDEPTNHLDIHTIRWLEDILVARSSTMIIISHDRHFLNSVCTHMADLDYGELRLFPGNYDEYMTAATAARDRLYADNAKKKKEIADLQSFVSRFSANASKAKQATSRAKQIDKIQLEEVKPSSRISPYIRFEQSKKLHRQAVTLEGLGKHYDDLTLFQDLSLQVEAGERVAIIGPNGIGKTTLLRCLAGDLTADTGTVKWAEAADLGYFAQDHSHDFEQDMILFDWMAQWTSDGEQAVRAALGRMLFSNDEVMKSVKVISGGEQGRMLFGKLTLTQPNVLLLDEPTNHLDMESIEALNLALENYPGTLFFVSHDREFVSSLATRILEITPDGVRDFTGSYDDYLKSIEA; translated from the coding sequence TTGATTTCTACCGCGAACATCACTATGCAGTTCGGCGCCAAGCCACTGTTTGAAAACGTTTCCGTCAAATTCGGCAACGGCAACCGTTACGGCCTAATCGGCGCCAACGGCTGCGGCAAATCCACCTTCATGAAGATTCTCGGTGGCGAACTGCAGCCCAGCAATGGTCAGGTCATGCTGGATTCCAATGATCGCCTTGGGAAATTGCGCCAGGACCAGTTCGCCTTCGAAGAATACACGGTTCTGGACACCGTGATCATGGGGCATACCGAGCTGGCCACGGTAAAAGCCGAACGCGACCGTATCTACAGCCTGCCGGAAATGAGCGAAGAAGACGGCATGCGCGTGGCGGAACTGGAGATGCAGTTCGCAGAAATGGACGGTTACACCGCCGAAGCCCGTGCCGGGGATCTGCTGTTGGGCCTTGGCATTCCCGAGGAGCAACACGCGGGCCCGATGACCGCAGTGGCCCCCGGCTGGAAACTGCGCGTGCTGCTCGCCCAAGCGCTGTTTTCCGATCCGGACGTATTGCTGCTTGATGAGCCCACTAACCACTTGGACATCCATACTATTCGCTGGCTGGAAGATATTTTGGTGGCCCGTTCTAGCACCATGATTATTATCTCCCACGATCGCCACTTCCTGAACAGTGTATGCACCCACATGGCGGATCTCGATTACGGTGAACTCCGCTTGTTCCCCGGTAACTACGACGAGTATATGACCGCCGCCACCGCCGCCCGTGATCGGCTGTATGCAGATAACGCCAAGAAGAAAAAAGAAATTGCTGACCTGCAAAGCTTTGTTAGTCGCTTCTCGGCTAATGCCTCCAAGGCCAAACAGGCCACCAGCCGGGCCAAGCAAATCGACAAGATCCAGCTGGAAGAGGTAAAGCCCTCCAGCCGCATTAGCCCCTACATTCGTTTTGAACAAAGCAAAAAACTACACCGCCAAGCGGTAACCCTAGAAGGGCTCGGCAAGCATTACGATGACCTGACCCTATTCCAGGACCTGAGCCTGCAAGTAGAGGCCGGCGAACGGGTAGCCATTATCGGCCCTAACGGCATCGGTAAGACCACCCTGCTGCGCTGCCTGGCCGGCGACCTGACCGCAGATACCGGCACCGTAAAATGGGCGGAAGCCGCCGACCTCGGTTACTTCGCTCAAGACCACAGCCATGACTTTGAACAGGACATGATCCTGTTCGACTGGATGGCCCAATGGACCAGCGATGGCGAGCAGGCAGTCCGTGCGGCGCTTGGCCGCATGCTGTTTTCCAACGACGAAGTAATGAAATCCGTGAAGGTGATTTCCGGGGGAGAACAAGGCCGCATGCTGTTCGGCAAGCTGACGCTGACTCAGCCCAATGTCTTGTTACTGGACGAACCCACCAACCATCTGGACATGGAATCCATCGAAGCGCTCAACCTAGCGCTGGAGAACTACCCAGGCACACTGTTCTTTGTCAGCCACGACCGGGAATTCGTCAGCTCCTTGGCCACCCGCATTCTGGAAATCACCCCGGACGGAGTGCGCGATTTCACCGGCAGTTACGATGATTATCTGAAGAGCATTGAGGCCTGA
- a CDS encoding DUF1244 domain-containing protein, which yields MADIDQASKTEMEAAAFRHLLRHLDEHKDVQNIDLMIQADFCRNCLAKWLMEAATEQGVELDYDGAREYVYGMPFAEWKTLYQKPASEAQLAAFEAKQAARKR from the coding sequence ATGGCCGATATTGATCAAGCCAGCAAAACCGAGATGGAAGCCGCCGCGTTTCGCCACCTGCTGCGGCATCTGGATGAACACAAAGACGTGCAAAATATCGACCTGATGATCCAGGCAGATTTCTGCCGTAATTGTTTGGCTAAGTGGCTAATGGAAGCGGCGACGGAGCAAGGCGTGGAACTGGATTATGACGGCGCACGGGAATACGTCTACGGCATGCCCTTCGCTGAATGGAAAACGCTCTACCAGAAACCCGCCAGCGAGGCACAACTGGCAGCCTTTGAGGCCAAACAAGCCGCCCGTAAACGCTAA